From the genome of Prevotella herbatica, one region includes:
- a CDS encoding ATP-grasp fold amidoligase family protein gives MSKVKKLLKKIRFVTYLNDLRIYYQCLLFPEYMAKRIYIGMCKRIPNFKNPKDINEKINYQKFHYDMKLWANLADKYLVREYVRDRGLENILIPLIAKYYSPEDFINDFDNLPEQFIIKNNNGCGDNIVVKNRDEINKSTLLSQIREWYKVGRFGVLTVEPHYTLIDETIILVEEFLVNTECSINSISKSLIDYKVWCFNGKPYCIFVGYNRNISDGSATFDLYDTSWNRMNKYMVEANPEHAVSSIELPKPQNLDYMLECASILSNGNPQARVDFYNINGHIYFGEMTMTSQGGYMNYLTQEFLLKMGQQFEV, from the coding sequence ATGAGTAAAGTGAAAAAATTACTAAAGAAAATTAGATTTGTAACTTATCTAAATGATTTACGTATTTATTATCAGTGTTTATTATTTCCAGAATATATGGCAAAACGCATTTATATCGGAATGTGTAAGCGAATACCTAATTTTAAAAATCCCAAAGACATTAATGAAAAAATTAATTATCAAAAGTTTCATTATGATATGAAACTGTGGGCTAATTTGGCCGATAAATATTTAGTCCGAGAGTATGTTCGTGATAGGGGGTTAGAAAATATTCTTATACCTCTTATTGCAAAATATTACAGTCCGGAAGATTTTATCAATGATTTTGATAATTTACCAGAACAGTTTATTATAAAGAATAATAATGGATGTGGAGATAATATAGTTGTGAAAAATAGAGATGAAATTAATAAATCGACTTTATTGTCTCAAATTAGAGAATGGTATAAAGTCGGGAGATTTGGAGTTTTGACGGTAGAACCACATTATACTTTGATAGATGAAACGATAATTTTGGTAGAAGAGTTTTTGGTTAATACAGAATGTTCAATAAACTCAATTTCTAAATCTTTAATAGATTATAAGGTCTGGTGTTTTAATGGCAAACCATATTGTATATTTGTGGGATACAATCGAAATATTTCTGACGGTTCGGCAACATTTGACTTGTATGATACTTCTTGGAATCGTATGAATAAATATATGGTTGAAGCAAATCCAGAGCATGCTGTGTCGTCAATAGAATTACCTAAACCCCAAAATTTAGATTATATGTTGGAATGTGCATCAATCTTATCCAATGGTAATCCTCAGGCAAGGGTTGACTTTTATAATATAAATGGCCATATATATTTTGGTGAAATGACGATGACTTCACAAGGTGGATATATGAATTATTTAACACAAGAGTTTCTTTTGAAAATGGGACAACAGTTTGAAGTTTAA
- a CDS encoding nucleotidyltransferase family protein → MENDDLRVSINTSIIDTLKKMDAARHKVLLVFDDNNFVSIITIGDIQRAIIKDSNLNRSICSIVSRDNKDFANSNDTEELIKKKMLAIRCELMPVLDDNGTLTKIYKWTDFFGENDIKNDSLIDLPVVIMAGGKGTRLKPMTNVLPKPLIPLGDKTILEEIMDQFENIGCHNFYMSVNYKYDIIKYYLSQLSHIYNISFFKENKPLGTIGSVSLLRGKINTSFFVSNCDILIDQDYRDVYNYHKKNGNDITIVTAVKNIQIPYGVIDTTENGVMTGLREKPNLNYMINTGVYILEPQLINEIPDNEFFHITDLMNKVKKRGGKIGCFPVSEKSWTDIGDWKEYLKIINK, encoded by the coding sequence ATGGAAAATGATGACTTAAGGGTATCAATTAACACATCCATTATTGATACTTTAAAAAAAATGGATGCTGCTCGACATAAAGTACTTCTTGTATTTGATGATAATAATTTTGTCTCGATAATAACTATAGGAGATATACAGCGAGCGATTATAAAGGATTCTAATTTAAATAGATCTATTTGCTCTATTGTATCTAGAGATAATAAGGATTTTGCTAATAGTAATGATACAGAAGAGCTAATTAAAAAAAAGATGTTGGCTATTCGATGCGAATTGATGCCAGTCTTAGATGATAATGGAACTCTCACAAAAATATATAAATGGACAGATTTCTTTGGGGAAAATGATATAAAGAATGACTCATTAATAGATTTGCCTGTAGTAATTATGGCTGGGGGGAAAGGAACAAGATTGAAGCCAATGACAAACGTCTTGCCAAAACCATTAATCCCATTAGGCGATAAAACTATATTGGAGGAGATTATGGATCAATTTGAAAACATAGGTTGCCATAATTTCTATATGTCAGTAAACTACAAGTATGACATAATTAAGTATTATTTAAGTCAGTTGTCGCACATATATAATATATCCTTTTTTAAGGAAAATAAACCTCTTGGTACAATAGGTAGTGTTTCTTTGCTTAGGGGGAAAATAAATACGTCGTTTTTTGTTTCTAATTGTGATATCTTAATAGATCAGGATTATCGTGATGTTTATAATTATCATAAGAAAAACGGCAATGACATTACGATTGTTACTGCAGTGAAAAATATTCAAATTCCTTATGGGGTTATTGATACCACGGAAAATGGCGTAATGACAGGATTAAGGGAAAAACCAAATCTTAATTATATGATAAATACTGGTGTTTATATCTTAGAACCTCAACTAATAAACGAAATACCAGATAATGAATTCTTCCATATAACGGATTTGATGAATAAAGTCAAAAAAAGAGGAGGAAAGATTGGGTGTTTTCCTGTAAGTGAAAAATCTTGGACTGATATTGGTGATTGGAAAGAGTATTTAAAAATAATAAATAAATAA
- a CDS encoding polysaccharide biosynthesis protein, whose protein sequence is MFNLNQFIGKFVTERSQSMFAKDIDANKEKIRNEVEGKSLCVIGGAGSIGSSFIRAILQFRPCKLVVVDLNENGLAELTRDLRSTEGMYVPDEYRTYTLNFADHIFERIFREEKGFDIVANFSAHKHVRSEKDKYSVQALIENNDIKAKKLLDLLSVYPPKHYFCVSTDKAANPVNIMGASKRIMEDMIMAYSSKFNVTTARFANVAFSNGSLPDGWMKRVMKKQPLAAPNDVKRYFVSPEESGQICMLACILGNNGEIFFPKLGEEQMLTFSAICDKFVESIGCKKKEFKTDEDAKKFASGMPFGNSIYPVVYFHSDTTGEKPYEEFYVPGEKVNLQRFKSLGVIEEVKKRPLDDINSFFVEMENLFSESEFTKEEIVQSIKKFIPNFEHEEKGKNLDQKM, encoded by the coding sequence ATGTTCAATCTAAATCAGTTTATTGGCAAATTCGTAACAGAACGTAGTCAAAGCATGTTTGCTAAAGATATTGACGCAAACAAGGAAAAAATACGCAACGAAGTTGAAGGTAAAAGCCTTTGTGTTATAGGTGGAGCTGGTAGTATTGGTTCTTCGTTTATTCGTGCTATATTACAATTTCGCCCATGTAAGTTAGTTGTTGTTGACCTAAATGAAAATGGGTTGGCTGAACTTACAAGAGACTTACGTTCAACTGAAGGTATGTATGTACCTGATGAATATCGGACTTATACACTTAACTTTGCAGACCACATATTTGAAAGAATTTTCAGAGAAGAAAAAGGTTTCGATATTGTTGCTAATTTTTCTGCGCATAAACATGTTAGAAGTGAGAAGGACAAATATAGTGTTCAGGCTTTGATTGAAAATAATGATATTAAAGCTAAAAAATTACTTGATTTACTTTCTGTTTATCCACCTAAACATTATTTTTGTGTTTCTACAGACAAAGCAGCAAATCCTGTTAATATTATGGGAGCAAGTAAGCGTATCATGGAGGATATGATAATGGCTTATTCCTCTAAGTTCAATGTGACAACAGCACGTTTTGCAAATGTTGCCTTTTCCAATGGATCTTTACCCGATGGTTGGATGAAGCGAGTAATGAAAAAACAGCCATTGGCAGCTCCTAATGATGTAAAACGTTATTTCGTTTCTCCAGAAGAGAGTGGTCAAATTTGTATGTTGGCATGTATTCTTGGTAATAATGGAGAAATATTCTTTCCCAAACTTGGTGAAGAACAGATGTTGACATTTAGTGCTATATGTGATAAGTTTGTTGAATCAATAGGATGCAAGAAAAAAGAATTTAAAACTGATGAAGATGCTAAGAAATTTGCATCTGGCATGCCTTTTGGTAATAGTATTTACCCTGTTGTCTATTTCCATAGTGATACAACTGGAGAAAAACCATACGAAGAATTTTATGTTCCAGGTGAAAAGGTTAACCTACAACGCTTTAAAAGTTTAGGAGTTATAGAGGAAGTGAAGAAGCGTCCACTTGATGATATTAATTCTTTTTTCGTCGAAATGGAAAATTTATTTTCTGAATCAGAATTTACAAAAGAAGAAATCGTGCAGTCAATTAAGAAGTTTATTCCGAATTTCGAGCATGAAGAAAAGGGGAAAAACTTAGATCAAAAAATGTAA
- a CDS encoding LegC family aminotransferase, whose amino-acid sequence MGYKKITNFVKDLFQEEKVPLAVPVFVGNEKKYLDDCIDTTFVSSVGAYVDRFEKDVAEYTKCSHAVVTASGTTALHMSLILARVEQDDEVLTQALTFIATCNALSYIGAHPVFIDVDKDTMGLSPFAVREWCAKNGVIKDEQLFNKKTGRRVKAVVPMHTFGHPIHLDEMVEVCKEYHLQLVEDAAESIGSLYKGKHTGTFGVVGALSFNGNKTITTGGGGMMLFQDEKLAEFGKHLTTQAKVPHRWEFKHDHIGYNYRMPNINAALGCAQLEHIEEYVASKRKTANEYEQFFKNVPDITFFTEPENCRSNYWLNVVLLKDKVAQQNFLQYTNDNGVMTRPIWELMNRLPMFENCETDGLKNTEWFADRVVNIPSSVRI is encoded by the coding sequence ATGGGATATAAGAAAATTACAAACTTTGTTAAAGATTTATTTCAAGAGGAAAAAGTTCCTCTTGCGGTACCTGTTTTCGTTGGTAATGAAAAGAAGTATTTAGATGATTGTATAGACACAACGTTTGTTTCAAGTGTAGGTGCTTACGTAGATCGATTTGAAAAAGATGTAGCTGAATATACGAAGTGTAGCCATGCAGTAGTTACCGCATCAGGAACAACAGCATTACATATGTCTTTGATATTGGCTCGTGTAGAACAAGATGATGAGGTGCTTACACAAGCTCTGACATTCATTGCTACATGTAATGCGTTAAGCTATATAGGTGCACATCCAGTCTTCATTGATGTTGATAAGGATACAATGGGACTTTCTCCTTTTGCTGTGCGCGAATGGTGTGCAAAGAATGGCGTAATAAAGGATGAACAATTGTTTAATAAAAAAACAGGTCGCCGTGTAAAAGCCGTTGTTCCGATGCACACTTTTGGTCATCCAATTCATTTGGATGAGATGGTTGAAGTTTGTAAAGAATATCATTTGCAATTAGTTGAAGATGCCGCTGAGAGTATTGGCTCTCTATACAAGGGAAAGCATACTGGTACTTTTGGCGTTGTTGGAGCATTGAGTTTTAATGGTAATAAAACAATAACAACTGGTGGTGGAGGAATGATGCTATTTCAGGATGAAAAACTTGCGGAATTTGGTAAACACCTGACTACACAAGCTAAAGTACCACATCGCTGGGAATTCAAACACGACCATATAGGTTACAACTATCGTATGCCTAATATAAATGCAGCGTTAGGTTGTGCGCAACTTGAACATATAGAAGAGTATGTTGCAAGTAAGCGTAAAACGGCAAATGAATATGAACAGTTCTTTAAGAATGTACCTGACATCACATTCTTTACTGAACCTGAAAATTGTCGTAGTAATTATTGGCTTAATGTTGTTCTCTTGAAAGACAAAGTTGCTCAGCAGAATTTTTTGCAGTATACAAATGATAATGGTGTAATGACACGACCTATATGGGAACTGATGAATAGACTTCCTATGTTTGAAAATTGCGAAACAGATGGATTGAAAAATACCGAATGGTTTGCAGATAGAGTAGTTAATATACCAAGTAGTGTAAGAATATAA
- a CDS encoding acetyltransferase has translation MRPIILIGGGGHCMSVIDAAISAGFLIKGILDLPTGVGKFVCGIPILGTDEDISKYINDCDFVVTLGFIKDVTLRIKLHDKIRALGGHLGTVIASTAHVSQFAEIGEGTVILHHANVNAGAKIGIGCIINTSANIEHSVVVGDYVHISTGSMINGDCIVGKGTFIGSQSVVINGKSICDNCVIGAGSVISKDIILSGTYYGNPAKKI, from the coding sequence ATGAGACCAATAATATTAATAGGAGGTGGTGGACATTGTATGTCGGTTATAGATGCTGCAATCAGTGCAGGTTTCTTAATAAAAGGGATACTTGATCTACCTACAGGAGTTGGTAAATTTGTGTGCGGTATACCAATATTGGGAACTGACGAAGATATATCAAAATACATCAATGATTGTGACTTTGTTGTTACACTTGGTTTCATAAAGGATGTAACCCTCCGCATTAAACTTCATGATAAAATACGTGCTCTTGGCGGTCATTTGGGTACAGTTATCGCTTCTACTGCTCATGTAAGTCAGTTTGCAGAAATAGGTGAAGGAACAGTTATCCTTCATCATGCTAATGTAAATGCAGGTGCAAAAATAGGTATTGGGTGCATTATCAATACTTCTGCAAATATTGAGCATAGTGTTGTTGTTGGTGATTATGTTCATATTTCTACGGGTTCAATGATTAATGGTGATTGCATTGTTGGAAAAGGAACATTTATTGGAAGTCAATCTGTTGTTATAAATGGAAAATCAATTTGTGACAATTGTGTTATAGGAGCTGGTTCTGTTATCAGCAAAGATATTATACTATCAGGAACTTATTACGGAAATCCTGCAAAAAAAATATAG